A single region of the Pseudomonadota bacterium genome encodes:
- a CDS encoding phosphoglucomutase has translation MNDNGLATEMYQKHITPGNHAQSDYFAVIKKLVGLRESSPEKDSKQWQDKIDEIYRLVQDEISTNTSQPVTPVKFGTSGWRGILGKDFFLQSITQVTLAIISLYQHLERDPQLASPLGVNSLDEAKVKGCVLGFDNRFGGEWLAKSTAEVLTSNGFTVHYAGESSTGALSAAVLELKAAFSINLTPSHNPLEYAGFKYNAADAGPAAQVLTDWITKKARAIISENPRITINPDPALMKNIDALELWKQLVIKNKTRHGLDYDGIINNFIENNDLVVAVDCVHGASRVNIRPIFKDTTSERLLLFRADQDYTFGGVAPEPSSANMKLVMETLHSRPELLKLGMIIDPDADRIRFTDGTTEISMNQFGAMAYHFLHEIKRKTGMVAKTVATSNFANALAAAFDEEIFEPAVGFKEFKPVIDKSLVCFEESDGITVIGHTPEKDAYIGLILALDMVLTLNKNLGDYLLEIQNTYGKYFPDRDSVRVSLKGEELLGTLANLKKYTVGSRVAIGDQEKTIKKIIDIDGLKMIFEDESWIMIRPSGTEPKVRFYVEARTDAGRAALFTTAMKMLGDIGLV, from the coding sequence ATGAACGACAATGGTTTGGCAACTGAAATGTATCAAAAACATATTACTCCAGGAAACCATGCTCAAAGCGATTATTTTGCCGTCATAAAAAAACTTGTCGGCTTGCGAGAGAGCTCGCCTGAGAAGGATTCCAAACAGTGGCAGGATAAAATCGATGAAATATATCGCCTTGTTCAGGATGAAATTTCAACTAACACTTCCCAGCCGGTCACCCCTGTCAAATTCGGCACTTCCGGATGGCGGGGAATTCTTGGGAAAGATTTTTTCCTGCAATCCATAACCCAGGTTACCCTGGCAATAATTTCTCTGTACCAGCACCTTGAAAGGGATCCGCAACTTGCCAGCCCTCTCGGGGTTAACAGCCTAGATGAAGCAAAAGTCAAAGGATGTGTCCTGGGGTTTGACAACCGCTTCGGCGGCGAATGGCTCGCAAAATCAACAGCCGAGGTGCTCACCTCGAACGGCTTTACGGTTCATTATGCCGGCGAAAGTTCAACCGGCGCCCTTTCAGCTGCTGTGCTCGAACTCAAAGCTGCTTTTTCAATCAATCTCACCCCGAGCCACAATCCACTTGAATATGCGGGTTTCAAATATAATGCCGCAGACGCTGGCCCTGCCGCACAGGTTCTCACTGATTGGATTACCAAAAAAGCCCGGGCGATAATTTCCGAAAACCCTCGGATCACGATTAATCCCGATCCCGCTCTGATGAAAAATATAGATGCCCTTGAACTCTGGAAACAGCTGGTCATCAAAAACAAAACCCGTCACGGCCTGGATTATGATGGCATCATCAATAATTTTATAGAAAATAATGATCTGGTGGTTGCGGTTGATTGTGTGCACGGCGCAAGCAGGGTGAACATCCGTCCGATATTTAAGGATACCACCAGCGAAAGACTCCTGCTTTTCCGTGCCGACCAGGACTACACCTTCGGAGGCGTTGCGCCGGAACCTTCCTCGGCAAATATGAAGCTTGTCATGGAAACCCTTCACTCCCGCCCTGAACTACTCAAACTCGGAATGATCATTGATCCTGATGCGGACCGCATCCGTTTCACCGATGGCACAACCGAAATCAGCATGAACCAGTTCGGTGCCATGGCCTATCATTTTTTACATGAAATCAAACGAAAAACCGGGATGGTGGCAAAGACCGTGGCCACCAGCAATTTCGCCAACGCCCTTGCAGCGGCCTTTGACGAAGAAATTTTCGAGCCCGCCGTGGGATTTAAAGAATTTAAGCCGGTGATTGATAAATCCCTTGTCTGCTTTGAAGAATCAGATGGGATCACCGTTATCGGCCACACCCCGGAAAAAGATGCCTATATCGGCCTGATACTTGCCCTTGACATGGTTCTGACCCTGAATAAAAACCTCGGTGATTACTTGCTTGAGATCCAAAACACTTACGGAAAATATTTTCCGGACCGCGATTCGGTGCGGGTCAGCCTCAAAGGTGAAGAGCTCCTGGGCACCCTGGCAAACCTGAAAAAATATACGGTGGGTTCAAGGGTTGCCATCGGTGATCAAGAAAAGACCATAAAAAAAATCATTGATATCGATGGACTTAAAATGATTTTTGAGGACGAAAGCTGGATCATGATCCGGCCGTCCGGCACAGAACCCAAAGTCAGGTTTTACGTTGAAGCGCGAACCGATGCGGGCCGGGCGGCGCTCTTTACAACAGCCATGAAAATGCTTGGCGATATCGGCCTGGTATAG